In a genomic window of Pseudorasbora parva isolate DD20220531a chromosome 24, ASM2467924v1, whole genome shotgun sequence:
- the LOC137064103 gene encoding trichohyalin-like translates to MQREVTIEVAKAKQKAYKDMYARLDSKEGERDRDGKDVQQVRGERDVYRLARQRDRDGKDVQQVRGERDVYRLARQRDRDGKDVQQVRGERDVYRLTRQSDRDGKDVQQVRGERDVYRLARQRVRDGKDVQQVGGERDVYRLARQRVRDGKDVQQVRGERDVYRLTRQRDRDGKDVQQVRGERDVYRLARQRDRDGKDVQQVRGERDVYRLTRQRDRDGKDVQQVRGERDVYRLARQRDRDGKDVQQVRGERDVYRLARQRDRDGKDVQQVRGERDVYRLTRQRDRDGKDVQQVRGERDVYRLARQRDRDGKDVQQVRGERDVYRLTRQRDRDGKDVQQVRGERDVYRLARQRDRDGKDVQQVRLIID, encoded by the exons ATGCAGCGTGAGGTTACGATAGAGGTGGCAAAGGCCAAACAAAAAGCGTATAAGGACATGTATGCAAGGTTAGATAGTAAAGAAGGTGagagggatagagatggaaaggatgtgcagcaggttagaggtgagagggatgtgtatcggttggcgaggcagagggatagagatggaaaggatgtgcagcaggttagaggtgagagggatgtgtatcggttggcgaggcagagggatagagatggaaaggatgtgcagcaggttagaggtgagagggatgtgtatcggTTGACGAGGCAGAGtgatagagatggaaaggatgtgcagcaggttagaggtgagagggatgtgtatcggttggcgaggcagagggttagagatggaaaggatgtgcagcaggttggaggtgagagggatgtgtatcggttggcgaggcagagggttagagatggaaaggatgtgcagcaggttagaggtgagagggatgtgtatcggttgacgaggcagagggatagagatggaaaggatgtgcagcaggttagaggtgagagggatgtgtatcggttggcgaggcagagggatagagatggaaaggatgtgcagcaggttagagGTGAGAGGGATGTATATCGGTTGACGAGGcagagggatagagatggaaaggatgtgcagcaggttagaggtgagagggatgtgtatcggttggcgaggcagagggatagagatggaaaggatgtgcagcaggttagaggtgagagggatgtgtatcggttggcgaggcagagggatagagatggaaaggatgtgcagcaggttagaggtgagagggatgtgtatcggttgacgaggcagagggatagagatggaaaggatgtgcagcaggttagaggtgagagggatgtgtatcggttggcgaggcagagggatagagatggaaaggatgtgcagcaggttagagGTGAGAGGGATGTATATCGGTTGACGAGGcagagggatagagatggaaaggatgtgcagcaggttagaggtgagagggatgtgtatcggttggcgaggcagagggatagagatggaaaggatgtgcagcag gttagaCTGATTATAGATTGA